Proteins from one Ranitomeya variabilis isolate aRanVar5 chromosome 1, aRanVar5.hap1, whole genome shotgun sequence genomic window:
- the LOC143800173 gene encoding uncharacterized protein LOC143800173: MSSVKCNPELCSVFILNPITASKMSTNDNEFVRALIDMYRSLPCLWKIKSADYSNRNMKRAAYEKLVALHKEHQPTESVDETIVRKKIQALRTVYKKELNKVEKSKKSGAGADDVYVPKLWYFDLLAFTRDQEIPRPAQTVTSLCAPSAEESPDEHVPPEQLDTLEGTDSDTPHSSASRCVEEQTGERRRSHKRKATAGLPVDLLALANKIMIQHATTRLSGFPTFVGERLNSLDQTQRSNAERLILEVLNKADAGKLSDTSMMTISDHQPSGQLYWGPQQEPIHSTPVRRPGPPHLQFRTPPPPPSFGDYLQGPSTATQPYGEMDNYYQQL; this comes from the exons TGCAATCCAGAACTCTGCAGCGTCTTCATTCTGAATCCCATAACTGCATCAAAA ATGTCTACCAATGACAACGAATTTGTGCGGGCACTCATTGATATGTACCGCTCCCTGCCCTGCTTATGGAAAATAAAGTCTGCGGATTATAGCAACCGCAACATGAAGAGAGCTGCATACGAGAAGCTGGTGGCCCTCCACAAAGAGCATCAGCCCACAGAATCTGTGGATGAAACCATTGTGCGTAAGAAGATACAGGCTCTCCGCACAGTCTACAAAAAAGAGCTGAACAAGGTTGAAAAGTCAAAGAAGTCTGGGGCCGGAGCCGACGACGTGTATGTGCCAAAGTTGTGGTACTTTGACCTGCTGGCGTTCACacgggaccaggaaatccctcgcccgGCCCAGACTGTGACAAGTctttgtgcgccatcagctgaagagtctcctgacgagcat GTGCCTCCTGAACAGCTCGATACACTGGAAGGGACCGATAGCGATACCCCTCATTCCTCCGCAAGCCGGTGTGTTGAGGAGCAGACAGGTGAAAGGCGGCGATCTCACAAAAGAAAGGCAACTGCAGGTCTACCGGTGGATCTCCTGGCACTGGCCAACAAGATAATGATCCAGCATGCCACAACCCGGCTCTCCGGATTTCCAACCTTCGTAGGGGAACGGTTAAACAGTCTGGACCAGACCCAGCGAAGCAACGCGGAGAGATTGATACTTGAGGTGTTGAACAAGGCAGACGCTGGCAAACTGAGTGATACTTCAATGATGACCATCAGCGACCATCAGCCCAGTGGCCAGCTTTATTGGGGGCCCCAGCAGGAGCCCATTCACAGCACTCCTGTCCGCAGACCGGGCCCACCTCATTTGCAGTTCCGTACACCACCTCCACCCCCTTCTTTTGGTGACTATTTGCAAGGACCTTCAACGGCCACACAGCCGTACGGCGAGATGGACAACTACTATCAGCAGCTGTAG